Proteins encoded by one window of Cylindrospermum stagnale PCC 7417:
- the groL gene encoding chaperonin GroEL (60 kDa chaperone family; promotes refolding of misfolded polypeptides especially under stressful conditions; forms two stacked rings of heptamers to form a barrel-shaped 14mer; ends can be capped by GroES; misfolded proteins enter the barrel where they are refolded when GroES binds): protein MAKIIAFNEESRRALERGVNALADAVKITLGPKGRNVLLEKKFGAPQIVNDGITVAKEIELEDPLENTGARLIQEVASKTKDVAGDGTTTATVLAQALIREGLKNVAAGTNPVSLKRGIDKTVEALVLEIAKLAKPVEGSAIAQVATVSAGNDEEVGNMLAEAMERVTKDGVITVEESKSLTTELEVVEGMQIDRGYISPYFITNNDRMTVEFENARILITDKKISSIQDLVPILEKVARNSQPLLIIAEDVDGDALATLVVNKARGVLAVAAIKAPGFGDRRKALLQDIAILTDGQLISEEIGLNLDTATLEMLGTASKIVIDKESTIIVAGSSTKPEVQKRVAQIRKQLEETDSDYDTEKLQERIAKLAGGVAVIKVGAATETELKDRKLRIEDALNATKAAVEEGIVPGGGTTLIHLISKIEAIKNSLDAEEKIGAEIVARALEAPLRQIADNAGVEGTVIVSKVQESDFNIGYNAATGEFQDLIAAGIIDPAKVVRSALQNAASIAGLVLTTEALVVEKPEKKSAAGPDAGGMGGMGGMGGMGGMGGMGGMGGMGGMGGMGMF from the coding sequence ATGGCGAAAATTATTGCATTTAATGAAGAATCGCGGCGGGCCCTTGAGAGGGGTGTTAACGCCTTGGCTGATGCGGTGAAAATCACCTTGGGGCCAAAAGGCCGCAATGTCCTTTTAGAAAAAAAATTTGGCGCACCCCAAATTGTCAACGATGGTATCACTGTTGCCAAAGAAATTGAATTAGAAGATCCTCTAGAAAACACTGGCGCGAGACTCATTCAGGAAGTTGCGTCAAAAACTAAAGACGTTGCTGGGGATGGCACCACAACTGCCACAGTTTTAGCACAGGCTTTGATTCGAGAAGGGTTAAAGAACGTTGCTGCCGGTACTAACCCAGTAAGCTTAAAGCGTGGGATCGATAAAACTGTTGAGGCTTTGGTGCTGGAAATTGCTAAATTAGCGAAGCCAGTAGAAGGAAGTGCGATCGCCCAAGTCGCCACTGTCTCAGCTGGTAATGATGAAGAAGTCGGCAATATGCTGGCTGAAGCAATGGAGAGAGTCACCAAAGACGGCGTCATCACCGTTGAAGAATCCAAATCCCTGACAACCGAACTAGAAGTAGTTGAGGGGATGCAGATTGACCGGGGTTACATTTCCCCCTACTTCATCACCAACAACGACAGGATGACGGTGGAATTTGAAAACGCCCGCATTCTGATTACCGACAAAAAAATCAGCAGCATCCAGGATTTAGTACCGATCCTAGAAAAAGTTGCCCGTAATAGTCAACCTTTGCTGATCATTGCCGAAGATGTGGATGGCGATGCTTTGGCGACCTTGGTAGTCAACAAAGCACGGGGTGTGCTGGCTGTAGCTGCGATCAAAGCACCGGGATTTGGCGATCGCCGCAAAGCCTTGTTACAAGATATTGCCATTCTCACCGACGGACAGTTAATTTCTGAAGAAATCGGCTTAAACCTGGATACCGCAACTTTAGAAATGCTGGGAACTGCCAGCAAAATTGTGATTGACAAAGAAAGCACCATCATTGTCGCCGGTAGCAGCACCAAGCCAGAAGTGCAAAAGCGAGTTGCTCAAATTCGCAAGCAATTGGAAGAAACTGATTCTGACTATGACACAGAAAAACTGCAAGAGCGCATCGCCAAGCTAGCTGGCGGTGTAGCAGTAATTAAAGTGGGTGCAGCCACCGAAACCGAACTCAAAGACCGCAAACTGCGGATTGAAGACGCGCTGAACGCCACCAAAGCCGCCGTCGAAGAAGGTATTGTTCCTGGTGGTGGAACGACCCTGATTCACCTGATTTCCAAGATAGAGGCCATTAAAAACAGCCTCGATGCTGAAGAAAAAATTGGCGCTGAAATCGTCGCCCGCGCACTAGAAGCTCCCTTACGGCAAATTGCAGACAACGCCGGTGTTGAAGGTACTGTCATCGTCTCTAAGGTGCAGGAAAGTGATTTCAATATCGGCTATAACGCCGCTACTGGGGAATTCCAAGACTTAATTGCCGCAGGCATTATTGACCCAGCCAAAGTTGTGCGTTCAGCTTTACAAAACGCCGCTTCTATTGCTGGTCTAGTCTTAACCACCGAAGCCCTCGTCGTCGAAAAGCCTGAGAAGAAATCTGCTGCTGGCCCTGATGCTGGTGGCATGGGCGGCATGGGCGGCATGGGCGGCATGGGCGGTATGGGCGGTATGGGCGGTATGGGCGGCATGGGCGGCATGGGCGGCATGGGCATGTTCTAA